The nucleotide sequence CGGGGCGGATCCCAAGGGAGCGGGCGGAGACGCGCGCCTGCTCCTGGGCTTTCAAAAGTTACCTGCCGGTGGGGGCGGGAGTTGGGGCAGTTACCGGGTGCGCGCGCGCCGGCCCCGCCCTCAGCCTCTTCAGGCACCTGTTGGCTTGAGGACCCACTCGGCCACAGCTGCCACCCAATAGGCAGACTCCCTGAGCCAGCCCAGCCCCGCCCACCTCCAGGATCCACCAATCCCCGGCTGGCCGCGGCCCCCTCCCTCGGAGGGCCCGCCCCTCTGGGCGCTTCTTCCGGGTGGGGCCCCGGGCCGAGGCGATGGCGCCCTGGGCGCTCCTCAGCCCTGGGGTCCTAGTGCGGACCGGGCACACCGTGCTGACCTGGGGGATCACGCTGGTGCTCTTCCTGCACGATACCGGTGAGCCGGACCCCGCGCGACCCCGGACCCACCCGCTCCCGCCTGGTTCCCCAGACCTTTGGGTCCCACAGGGTCCCCGCCTGATCCCCAGAGATCTTGGGATTGATCCGATCTCCGCCAGCTCCTGAAGCCCCTCCCCATCTATCATTCCAAGAGCCACCTGCTCTCCGTCTGATACCCCGTTGATCCCCAATTAATCTCAGCATCTTCCTGATCATTGCCAGGTGCCCTGTCCGTCCCGGGACCCATCTGGTGCCCACTGGGTCTGGGCCCCGTCTCCCCTGATCCTTCTCAGGAATTGACTCTCAACCTTTCCACCCATAAGATTAGGAGGATCAACTAGATTCAAGGACTGGCATCCCCCCCACACCCTTCCCCACCACCATAGCCACTAGCTGCCCAAGTCCATAGGGGAGCGGTCTGTCTCCCATCTTTCTATGGTAGTGCCCATTTCCCCTCCCAACTTTCCCCTCAGTAGCCCCCTACCCAGCCCCTCGATCGtccagcctcagcccctggacTGGGGGCCCTTCTCACTTTCCTCCCAAGACCTCAAATCTCCTTCACTGCCTTCGCCCTTTAGCCTAAAACTTTGTTCAGGTCTCCCCATCAGAAGACACCCTCTCAAACCCCACCCCTTCTTTCTCTGCTCCCTTTTACAACCAAGGGGCACCAGAGTTGTCCACACTCTGCTGATGCCCCCTCATTCCTCACcatctcccccctcctccccacttcccccaaACCTCCAGTCACTCCCATAGGCTTAAACCCAGACTGGACCCTTCCTGGCCTGGGCTCCTCTCATGCCCCTCTGCGGCATCTGAGCCCACTGGCTCCACCCTCCTACGTCTCTGTCTCCTGTACGTCAGACCTGGCCAGTCTCTCCCCATCGGAGAGCCAGAGACCCAggacccctcctccctctctcccacatCCATTCAGGTCTGGTCCCCTTcaccccccttctctctcttcttgccaGACCTTGTTCAGCCACCCCCTTCTTCCTCTTCGCCAGACCCTGCAGCCAGACTTCCCCCTGACCCATCTTTTCTCCAGCATTAAGAGAGCTTTCAGAAAACAGCTCTTGCCCTACAACCTTCCATGGTTCCTTCCCTATTACCCTCCAGATAAAGTGCAGATGAACTGCTGGCCACACATGGCCGCCCATGGATCCCCACCTCCAGGTCTTTGCTTGGCCAGGAGCGCATTTCCCCACCACCAGctgcaccccagcccctccccctcctgttctgcccaggctccagcctcactgtcctcctcccggcccctccAGAGCTGCGGCAATGGGAAGAGCAGGGGGAGCTGCTCCTGCCTCTCACCTTCCTGCTCTTGGTGCTGGGCTCCTTGCTGCTCTACCTGGCCGTGTCACTCATGGATCCAGGCTACGTGAATgttcagccccagccccaggtaaCCAGGGCCCCTGTGGGCTTGAACCCCTCCATCCATCAGCAGGGATCCAAGGCCCCAGTAACGGTctccatgccaggccctgtgctgcgGGCTCTTGGGGGGCATCTCAGTGAATCCTCTCGCCAACCCTAGAACCCCATTCCATGATGAGGAAaccactgaggcccagagaggggaagctGCTTGCAAATGTTACACAGCTTCGCTCAGTCCAGGGCACTCTGACCCATCCCACACCTCCATTCTGCATGGGATGGACTCTAAACTCTCCACACCCAGAGCTAAGTTGGCCCCAAGGGAGATGCCCACCTGTGCCATCTGTCTCCCAGGGGAACCCATCTTACACCCTGTTCCCCATTTTCAGGAGGACCCTAAGGAGGAACAGACAGCCATGGTGCCTCAGGCCAACCCTCTTCGGCGCTGCAGATACTGCCTGGTGCTGGTGGGTGATGCATGGACCtctgtgggaggaggtggggcaaAACTGAGACTCCCtgacctcctcctgcccccaggccgTGGTCTCACGACTCCTCCAAAGCCTCCCAGATTCAGGCCCTGACCCCTGaccttcccctcccctcagtGGTGGGCCCACAGGGAGGCTGGCATCAAGCTCCAACACCCCTCCGTGCCCACAGCAGCCCCTGCGGGCCCGGCACTGCCGTGAATGCCGCCGCTGCGTCCGCCGCTACGACCACCACTGCCCCTGGATGGAGAACTGTGTGGGAGAACGCAACCACCCGCTCTTCGTGGTCTACCTGGCGCTGCAGCTGGTGGTGCTTCTTTGGGGCCTATACCTGGCATGGTAGGTGCCACCGCCACCACCTGGGAGAGGGTGGGCAGCATGCACCCACACGTGTGCAGAGCCAGGGCTCCCTGGGGCCCAGCACAAGGAGGAGGgcctcccctgcccgcccccagCTCCGGTCCCTCTCGGTCCCGCAGGTCAGGCCTCCGGTTCTTCCAGCCCTGGGGGCTGTGGCTGCGGTCCAGCGGGCTCCTGTTCGCCACCTTCCTACTGCTGTCTCTCTTCACATTGGTGGCCGGCCTGCTCCTGGCCTCACACGTCTACCTGGTGGCCAGCAACACCACCACCTGGGAGTTCATCTCCTCACACCGCATAGCCTACCTCCGCCAGCGCCCCGGCAACCCCTTTGACCGTGGCCTGACCCGCAACCTGGCCCACTTCTTCTGCGGGTGGCCCTCAGGGTCCTGGGAGACCCTctgggctgaggaggaagaggagggcagcAGCCCAGCTGTTTAGGCTCACAGGGCAGGGCAGCATCTCGTGCCTGAAAACCAGAGGGGCCATATCTGCTGGGGTGGCTCTCGGGGGCCTGGGGCTGTTCACTCCTGCCACCTTCCAGGCCTCGGAGCGGGGCGTCAGACAGAATCCCCGCCTCTGGGCAACTCTGCCTTCcacaggaagaaggggaagaagaggacCTGTGGGGGACACAGGCCCAAACAGACCCCGggctccccccaaccccaggccagGCTGCCTCCAAGCACAGTTTTACAAGTTTAATAATCCATGAAGCAAGTCAAgtattaaaaagacaaaccaaaccACTCCTTACTGTGGCACCCCTGCTGGTTTGGGTCCCGccgggaggcagaggaggggtgggcaggagggggcagTGACAGGCTTCATCTAGTGACACTGAGCAAAGCCCCTGACAGCAGCCCCGTGGCTGCCACCACAAGTCCCAAGGGCATATAAATAGCAAGCAAGGCCTGGGCCTCCGTgcaggccacacagccaggcgAGCACAGGCTTTAACCGTCTGGGCGTCTGGGCAAGGGCGGAGGCATCGGGAGCGGCCCTCAGGGCTCCAGGAATCGCTCTGACACGAAGTCAAAGTCCCGGAAGGCGGCCTGCTGGCGGGCACTGAGGGCACTTCGGGGTGCAGGCGGGGTCAGGGCAGGCGGCAGCCCCGTGAACTCGCCCTCAAAGTAGCGCAGGTCTGCAGGGCCACAGAGCGCGGGCACGAAGGGGGGCTGGACGGTGCGGGCAAGCAGGGCCTGCCAGTCGGTGGTCTGGGGGCAAGGGCAGAGGTGCCTGAAGCGGCAGGAACAGCAGCCCCCAGGGGTCACTCCATGCTGCCCAccctgccaggtgctggggaccaCAGCTGCCCTGGCCACTCACCCTGAAGAAGGGCTGGATCTTGATCTCCTCGGCATCCTGCTCTCTCGCCCCCAGGCGCTTCTCCGGGCACTTCTGGAGGAGCTGGGCAAAAGGACAAGTCCTCACCTGGGGCACCCAGCCCCAGGCACTGCCTGCCTCCACCAGCGCCACAAGCAGGCCACAGGGCCCCAAGGGTGGGCAGCAGCGGGCACATGAGCCGTGAGCAGCTGGCCAGCCCCACCCGGCCCCTGCAGTGCTCACCTTCTGAATGAGCTCCAGCCCCTGCGCCGACAGAAAGCGGGGGCATGGGGCATCCGCGTTGACAATGCAGTCAAACACTTCCTCCTCGGTGTCCCCTGGGAATGGGCACTGTGGAGATGGGGGCTCAGCAGGGTGCCTGGGCCACCCACCCCCCCGACCTGGAGGCCCCGGCAGCCCACTCCAGTGTGTACCTCGCCCACCAGCATCTCGTAGAGCAGCACGCCCAGCCCCCACCAGTCCACAGCCCGCGTGTACGACTCCTGGGTCAGCACTTCAGGGGCCAGGAACTCTGGAGTGCCACAGAAGGTGCTTGTCCGGTCCCCGAACCCAATCCCTGCAAACCAACACTCACACCAATGCCTACTCGGCGTGTCCCGTTCACAGTAACCTCTGTGCTTGTAAGAACCAATAGCTCACCCTTAGGATTCCAGGAACCCAACCCTGTGCCAGGGCCTGCCCAGTACCTGGCCAGGA is from Lemur catta isolate mLemCat1 chromosome 10, mLemCat1.pri, whole genome shotgun sequence and encodes:
- the ZDHHC12 gene encoding palmitoyltransferase ZDHHC12 isoform X2, translated to MAPWALLSPGVLVRTGHTVLTWGITLVLFLHDTELRQWEEQGELLLPLTFLLLVLGSLLLYLAVSLMDPGYVNVQPQPQEDPKEEQTAMVPQANPLRRCRYCLVLPLRARHCRECRRCVRRYDHHCPWMENCVGERNHPLFVVYLALQLVVLLWGLYLAWSGLRFFQPWGLWLRSSGLLFATFLLLSLFTLVAGLLLASHVYLVASNTTTWEFISSHRIAYLRQRPGNPFDRGLTRNLAHFFCGWPSGSWETLWAEEEEEGSSPAV
- the ZDHHC12 gene encoding palmitoyltransferase ZDHHC12 isoform X1 encodes the protein MAPWALLSPGVLVRTGHTVLTWGITLVLFLHDTELRQWEEQGELLLPLTFLLLVLGSLLLYLAVSLMDPGYVNVQPQPQEDPKEEQTAMVPQANPLRRCRYCLVLQPLRARHCRECRRCVRRYDHHCPWMENCVGERNHPLFVVYLALQLVVLLWGLYLAWSGLRFFQPWGLWLRSSGLLFATFLLLSLFTLVAGLLLASHVYLVASNTTTWEFISSHRIAYLRQRPGNPFDRGLTRNLAHFFCGWPSGSWETLWAEEEEEGSSPAV